A part of Agrobacterium vitis genomic DNA contains:
- a CDS encoding sensor histidine kinase yields the protein MIFPALNRPRSIAGRLLVFSGIFVTLALVVASVVLWLALKTVIREQIDQRLDTQISALASAVVRDEGGRLKLSTPLDAPPFDRPGSGWYWQIESMGQQLTSRSLLDGTIDTPPLRQDFFHMITATPTPGEGHDHGQKLYLRQSTRDVAGAIMTITVSAPQAALADPAVGALLWLAPSMLLLGAVLMIGTLWQIRFGLRPLTSMAADIDAINRGERSRLPDIPIIELAPLASKTNALIEANEERLAATRIQFANLAHGLKTPVASLLLALNDGNDQDGALRDLVARIDNRIKHHLSAARRVMASANIVARTNVAQSIADVYGAISLIHADRGISFQTEVADGLCVACDDKDVEEMFGNLIDNAFKWASEHVSVLAVRDGPMVRISVEDDGPGIPLERLHIVLLPGVREDERVPGDGFGLTIVTEMAGLYGGSFELERIAPTGLRAVLVLPAAKGSLE from the coding sequence GGCCCAGATCAATTGCCGGACGCCTGCTGGTCTTTTCCGGTATCTTCGTGACCCTGGCCCTCGTGGTGGCGTCTGTCGTTCTGTGGCTGGCGCTCAAAACCGTCATCCGCGAGCAGATCGATCAGCGCCTCGACACGCAGATCAGTGCGCTGGCCAGTGCGGTGGTGCGGGATGAAGGCGGTAGGCTCAAGCTTTCCACACCGCTGGATGCGCCGCCTTTCGATCGCCCCGGATCAGGCTGGTATTGGCAGATCGAGAGCATGGGGCAGCAGCTCACCTCGCGTTCGCTGTTGGATGGAACCATAGACACACCGCCACTGCGCCAAGATTTTTTCCACATGATCACCGCCACGCCGACCCCTGGAGAGGGGCATGATCACGGGCAAAAGCTCTATTTGCGTCAGAGCACCCGGGATGTCGCTGGCGCCATCATGACGATTACAGTGTCCGCGCCTCAAGCCGCACTTGCCGATCCTGCTGTTGGCGCCTTGCTTTGGTTGGCACCCAGCATGCTGCTGTTGGGCGCTGTGCTGATGATTGGCACGCTCTGGCAGATCCGCTTTGGCCTTCGCCCCCTCACTTCGATGGCTGCCGACATCGACGCCATCAACCGTGGAGAAAGGTCTCGGCTTCCCGATATACCCATCATCGAACTCGCGCCACTGGCATCCAAGACCAATGCGCTGATTGAAGCCAATGAGGAAAGACTTGCCGCAACACGCATTCAGTTTGCCAATCTCGCGCATGGATTGAAGACACCCGTTGCCAGCCTGCTGCTCGCGCTGAATGACGGGAATGATCAGGACGGCGCGCTGCGCGACCTCGTTGCCAGAATAGACAATAGGATCAAGCACCATCTCAGTGCCGCTCGTCGGGTGATGGCATCGGCAAACATAGTTGCGCGCACCAATGTGGCTCAGTCAATTGCCGACGTCTATGGAGCGATCAGCCTTATCCATGCAGATCGTGGGATTAGCTTTCAAACCGAAGTGGCGGACGGGTTGTGTGTCGCCTGCGACGACAAGGATGTCGAGGAAATGTTTGGCAACCTGATCGACAACGCCTTCAAATGGGCATCGGAGCATGTTTCAGTTCTTGCTGTGCGGGACGGTCCCATGGTGAGGATCAGCGTTGAAGACGATGGTCCCGGCATTCCCTTGGAGCGTCTCCATATAGTTCTACTGCCTGGCGTTCGGGAAGATGAACGGGTTCCAGGTGATGGTTTTGGTCTGACGATTGTAACGGAAATGGCCGGTCTCTATGGGGGATCGTTTGAACTGGAGCGGATTGCCCCGACCGGCTTACGTGCGGTGCTTGTACTTCCAGCCGCCAAAGGTTCCCTAGAATAA
- a CDS encoding J domain-containing protein has protein sequence MTSDSKIFVGLRSTRKKPAPDRGSTGPKCQWDGCEKGGTHRAPVGRNAEGLYLLFCADHVKTYTKGYNFAPNLSDPVTARYQKDAASGKLQTWGTSVNKPSEIPLPSTARSGSAKATNARKSAAQRQAEKLDTQRRKLKVLEAKAFETLGLSPDATPEEIRSRYKQKLKMHHPDANNGDRNSEDKLQASIDAHKILKLNGFC, from the coding sequence ATGACCTCTGATTCAAAGATTTTTGTTGGCCTACGGTCGACACGTAAAAAGCCTGCTCCAGACCGTGGATCGACAGGTCCGAAATGCCAATGGGATGGCTGCGAAAAGGGTGGAACGCATCGCGCCCCTGTCGGACGAAATGCCGAGGGTCTCTATCTGCTGTTCTGTGCCGATCATGTGAAAACCTATACCAAAGGTTACAATTTCGCACCCAATCTGTCCGACCCTGTAACAGCGCGCTATCAGAAGGATGCGGCGAGCGGCAAGCTGCAGACGTGGGGAACCAGCGTCAATAAACCCTCGGAAATTCCGCTCCCTTCCACGGCCCGCTCCGGCTCGGCAAAGGCGACAAACGCACGTAAAAGTGCTGCACAGCGCCAGGCGGAAAAATTGGATACTCAGCGCCGTAAGCTCAAGGTGTTGGAAGCGAAGGCTTTCGAGACGCTTGGCCTTTCGCCGGATGCAACGCCGGAAGAGATCAGAAGCCGCTATAAGCAGAAGCTCAAAATGCATCATCCGGACGCAAATAACGGCGATCGAAACTCCGAGGACAAGCTTCAGGCTTCGATCGACGCCCATAAAATCCTTAAGCTCAACGGATTTTGTTGA
- a CDS encoding zinc-binding alcohol dehydrogenase family protein: MKALICDEPGRLSLIERAPPSRAANEVLVRIRHVGICGTDFHIYAGKHPFLEYPRVMGHELSGTVAEAPAGSRLKTGDAVYIVPYLSCGACHACRKGLSNACQNIRVLGVHCDGGMAEYVSVPEENVVPTGGISLADAAMIEFLAIGAHGVKRGNIQQQDRVLVTGSGPIGMSAIIFAKARGAHVTVMDTREDRLAFAVDRLMADQSLFADASAEAEVERMTGGDGFDVVIDATGNAIPMQRGFNFLAHGARYVLLSVVRQDITFSDPEFHKREATLIASRNAQPDDFAEVVRQIEAGKVPTRALNTHTGHLDDGVKLFQEWSQPQAGVIKAILEIG; this comes from the coding sequence ATGAAAGCGCTCATCTGCGACGAGCCCGGCCGCCTCTCCCTTATCGAGCGCGCGCCACCCTCACGGGCAGCAAACGAGGTTCTTGTGCGCATCCGCCATGTCGGCATCTGCGGCACGGATTTTCACATCTATGCGGGCAAGCATCCCTTCCTGGAATATCCTCGGGTCATGGGACATGAATTGTCGGGAACGGTTGCGGAAGCGCCTGCAGGCAGCCGGTTGAAGACCGGAGATGCCGTCTATATCGTTCCCTACCTGTCCTGCGGCGCCTGCCATGCCTGCCGCAAGGGTCTGTCGAATGCCTGCCAGAACATCCGGGTTCTTGGCGTTCACTGTGACGGCGGCATGGCCGAATATGTGAGCGTGCCGGAAGAGAATGTCGTACCGACGGGGGGCATTTCACTTGCGGATGCGGCGATGATCGAGTTTCTGGCCATCGGCGCCCATGGTGTGAAACGCGGCAACATCCAACAGCAGGATCGTGTTCTCGTCACCGGCTCCGGGCCGATCGGCATGTCGGCTATCATCTTTGCCAAGGCAAGAGGCGCGCATGTGACGGTGATGGATACCCGCGAGGATCGCCTGGCCTTTGCCGTGGACCGCCTTATGGCGGATCAATCGCTGTTCGCCGATGCGTCGGCTGAGGCCGAAGTCGAGAGGATGACCGGTGGCGATGGGTTCGACGTGGTGATCGATGCCACCGGCAATGCCATTCCGATGCAGCGTGGTTTCAATTTCCTCGCCCATGGCGCACGCTACGTCCTGCTTTCCGTCGTTCGCCAGGACATCACCTTCTCTGATCCGGAATTCCACAAGCGCGAGGCAACGCTGATCGCCAGCCGCAATGCCCAACCGGACGATTTTGCCGAAGTCGTCCGCCAGATCGAGGCTGGCAAGGTGCCAACGCGAGCCCTGAACACCCATACCGGCCACCTTGATGATGGCGTCAAGCTTTTTCAGGAATGGTCCCAGCCGCAAGCCGGTGTGATCAAGGCTATCCTAGAGATTGGCTAG
- a CDS encoding L-fuconate dehydratase, which yields MTRITNLNVFDLRFPTSASLDGSDAMNPDPDYSAAYVVLETDEPGLEGHGLTFTIGRGNDICCMAIKAMRHLVVGVDLDEVRAAPGLFWRKLTGDSQLRWIGPDKGAMHLATGAVVNAFWDAMAKQAGLPVWQFVSTMSPEEIADIVDYRYLTDALTREEAVAILRKAEDGKADRIALLEKQGYPCYTTSAGWLGYDDDKLRRLAQDAIDQGFDHIKMKVGRDLEDDIRRLTIAREVIGPDRYLMVDANQVWEVGQAIDWMKKLAFAKPFFIEEPTSPDDVAGHRKIRDAIAPIKVATGEMCQNRIMFKQFITEGAIDIVQIDSCRMGGLNEVLAVLLLAAKYEKPVWPHAGGVGLCEYVQHLSMIDYIAVSGTRDGRVIEYVDHLHEHFIDPCVIQNAAYMPPSSPGFSIEMKPQSIAAYTFHKSKTV from the coding sequence ATGACCCGCATCACCAATCTCAATGTTTTCGACCTGCGTTTTCCGACATCCGCAAGCCTGGATGGCTCCGATGCCATGAACCCAGACCCGGATTATTCGGCAGCCTATGTGGTTCTGGAAACGGATGAGCCTGGCCTGGAAGGCCATGGCCTGACCTTCACCATTGGCCGTGGCAACGACATTTGCTGCATGGCAATCAAGGCCATGCGCCATCTGGTGGTGGGCGTGGATCTGGACGAGGTGCGCGCAGCACCTGGCCTGTTCTGGCGAAAGCTGACCGGCGATAGCCAGCTGCGCTGGATTGGACCCGATAAGGGTGCCATGCATCTGGCAACGGGCGCTGTCGTCAATGCCTTCTGGGATGCCATGGCAAAGCAGGCCGGTCTGCCGGTGTGGCAGTTCGTATCGACGATGTCGCCGGAAGAGATCGCCGATATCGTCGATTATCGCTATCTCACCGACGCGCTGACCCGCGAGGAAGCTGTTGCTATCCTGCGCAAGGCGGAGGACGGCAAGGCCGACCGCATCGCGCTTCTCGAAAAGCAAGGCTATCCCTGCTACACGACTTCAGCCGGATGGCTGGGATATGACGATGACAAGCTGCGTCGTCTGGCGCAGGATGCCATTGATCAGGGCTTTGATCATATCAAGATGAAGGTTGGACGTGATCTTGAGGACGACATTCGTCGCCTGACGATTGCCCGCGAGGTGATCGGGCCGGATCGTTATCTGATGGTCGATGCCAATCAGGTCTGGGAAGTAGGACAGGCCATCGACTGGATGAAAAAGCTCGCCTTTGCCAAACCCTTCTTCATCGAGGAGCCAACCAGCCCGGACGATGTGGCAGGTCACCGCAAGATCCGCGATGCCATTGCGCCGATCAAGGTCGCAACCGGCGAGATGTGCCAGAACCGTATCATGTTCAAGCAGTTCATCACCGAGGGCGCGATCGATATCGTGCAAATCGATTCCTGCCGGATGGGCGGGCTCAATGAAGTTCTGGCCGTACTGTTGTTGGCGGCGAAATACGAAAAGCCGGTCTGGCCGCATGCTGGCGGCGTCGGGCTCTGTGAATATGTCCAGCATCTTTCGATGATCGATTACATCGCGGTCTCCGGCACCAGGGACGGTCGTGTGATCGAATATGTCGACCATCTGCACGAACACTTCATCGATCCCTGCGTCATCCAGAACGCCGCCTACATGCCGCCGTCGAGTCCCGGATTCTCCATCGAGATGAAGCCGCAATCGATTGCCGCCTATACGTTTCACAAGTCAAAGACGGTCTGA
- a CDS encoding amidohydrolase family protein: MIIDAHQHFWLMKNRQGQWPPPELAAIYRDFGAADLEPQLTATGVGGTVLVQSLPSIDDTRFLLDLAQCHDFILGVVGWVDLKAADAATVITELATYPKLKGLRPMVQDIAEDDWIDDPALDPAIGAMLASGLTFDALVLPRHLAPLERFARRHPALPVVIDHGAKPVIAQGLYSDWRNAMTRLADLENISCKLSGLLTEAGSQQPEAIRPYAETILDLFGPERVMWGSDWPVLTLASDYQSWLAQARAIVPEAAHDRVFCENARRFYGL, from the coding sequence ATGATCATCGATGCACATCAGCATTTCTGGCTCATGAAAAACCGGCAAGGACAATGGCCCCCACCGGAACTAGCCGCCATCTACCGAGATTTCGGGGCCGCAGACCTGGAGCCGCAGCTGACCGCGACGGGCGTTGGGGGGACGGTTCTGGTTCAATCACTGCCAAGCATCGATGACACGCGCTTCCTGCTGGATCTGGCGCAATGTCATGATTTCATTCTCGGCGTGGTGGGCTGGGTTGACCTGAAGGCGGCGGATGCGGCCACCGTCATCACGGAGCTGGCGACCTATCCGAAGCTGAAGGGCCTGCGCCCCATGGTGCAGGATATTGCCGAGGATGACTGGATTGACGATCCCGCACTCGACCCGGCCATCGGGGCGATGCTGGCGTCGGGTCTCACCTTCGACGCGCTGGTTCTGCCCCGCCACCTCGCGCCATTGGAAAGGTTTGCGCGCCGTCATCCCGCTCTGCCTGTCGTCATCGATCACGGTGCAAAACCCGTCATCGCGCAAGGGCTCTATAGCGACTGGCGCAACGCCATGACGCGGCTTGCCGATCTGGAAAACATCTCCTGCAAGCTGTCTGGCCTGCTGACCGAAGCCGGTTCGCAACAGCCAGAAGCCATTCGTCCCTATGCCGAGACGATCCTCGATCTCTTCGGACCGGAACGGGTAATGTGGGGCAGCGACTGGCCGGTGCTGACCCTCGCCAGCGATTACCAAAGCTGGCTTGCCCAGGCCCGGGCCATCGTGCCGGAAGCCGCACATGATCGGGTATTTTGTGAAAACGCCCGCCGCTTCTACGGCCTTTGA
- a CDS encoding aldo/keto reductase, which translates to MQVNDRRTLRNRDVSFTVMGLGCAQMGNLYRWTSYQEALGAFDAAWDAGIRYFDTAPFYGYTRSERRLGTMLTEHERADYVLSTKVGRVMVPDETVGQEEDTFIQPLPFRPVYDYTYDAILKSFEASQQRTGVLKPDILYVHDIGQMTHGEKHGHYWEQLTKGGGFKALGQLREAGLVKAIGLGVNEWQAVWDAMDAFDIDVAMLAGRYTLLEQDSLTLLDRADKANVGIVVAGVFNSGLLAGNRKFNYAEAPADILARVAEIEAACAAEGVSLQAAALNFPLLHPAVVSVVSGVRNGEQIRANVAWMQEDVPSSVWRSLKDKGIIADGVPIGA; encoded by the coding sequence ATGCAGGTCAACGACAGGCGCACGCTGCGCAATCGCGATGTTTCCTTCACGGTGATGGGTCTCGGCTGCGCGCAGATGGGCAATCTTTATCGCTGGACGAGTTACCAGGAAGCGCTCGGGGCCTTCGATGCCGCCTGGGATGCGGGCATTCGTTATTTCGATACCGCTCCCTTTTATGGCTACACCCGCTCCGAACGCCGTCTCGGGACGATGCTGACCGAACATGAGCGGGCAGACTACGTGCTCTCCACCAAGGTGGGCCGCGTGATGGTTCCCGATGAGACCGTTGGACAGGAGGAAGACACCTTTATTCAGCCTCTGCCGTTCCGTCCGGTCTATGATTACACCTATGATGCCATTCTGAAATCCTTTGAGGCAAGCCAGCAGCGCACGGGCGTGCTGAAGCCTGATATTCTCTATGTCCACGACATCGGCCAGATGACGCATGGTGAAAAACACGGGCATTATTGGGAGCAGTTGACCAAGGGCGGCGGGTTCAAGGCGCTCGGCCAGTTGCGCGAGGCTGGCCTCGTCAAGGCCATCGGCCTCGGCGTCAATGAGTGGCAGGCGGTCTGGGATGCGATGGATGCCTTCGATATCGATGTCGCCATGCTGGCCGGACGCTATACGCTGCTGGAACAGGACAGCCTGACGCTGCTGGACCGGGCGGATAAAGCCAATGTCGGGATCGTGGTGGCCGGGGTCTTTAATTCGGGCCTGCTGGCGGGAAACCGCAAGTTCAACTATGCCGAGGCACCCGCCGACATTCTTGCCCGCGTCGCCGAGATCGAAGCCGCATGTGCCGCTGAAGGCGTATCGCTACAGGCGGCGGCCTTGAATTTTCCGCTGCTGCATCCCGCCGTCGTCTCCGTGGTATCCGGCGTCCGCAACGGCGAGCAGATCCGCGCCAACGTCGCCTGGATGCAGGAAGACGTCCCCTCCTCCGTGTGGCGATCCCTGAAGGACAAGGGCATCATCGCCGATGGCGTCCCGATCGGAGCGTGA
- a CDS encoding ABC transporter substrate-binding protein, producing the protein MRKLALALAASVFTLSGAITASAGEIAVIVKTVNSTFWQNVQKGADTAIGKQKAHTMTFQGPAAESAIADQVNMVENAVNRKVDAILLAPSDPDALVPAVKKAWEARIPVVIIDSMLSKDAEKYYQAFLATDNKAAGELAAKAMIQKVGTEGKIAVMSYVAGAGSEIGRVGGFTDYIKANSKLQIVGPYYSQSQMATALNQTTDVLAANADLKGIFGANEPTAIGMGRAIKQAGKTGKLVAIGFDGNQDLQEFVKDGTLEATVVQGSYQMGEKGVDTLLKLLSKEKVEKFIDTGVVVVTKQNIDKPEAKNVLY; encoded by the coding sequence ATGCGTAAACTAGCCCTGGCCCTTGCGGCCTCCGTCTTTACACTGTCGGGCGCGATCACCGCTTCGGCGGGCGAAATCGCCGTGATCGTCAAGACCGTTAACTCCACCTTCTGGCAGAACGTCCAGAAGGGCGCGGATACCGCGATTGGCAAGCAGAAGGCGCACACGATGACCTTCCAGGGTCCGGCTGCGGAATCCGCCATCGCCGATCAGGTCAACATGGTCGAAAACGCCGTGAACCGGAAGGTCGATGCCATCCTGCTTGCACCATCCGACCCGGACGCACTGGTCCCGGCGGTGAAGAAGGCTTGGGAAGCCCGCATTCCCGTCGTCATCATTGACTCTATGCTCTCAAAGGATGCCGAGAAATATTATCAGGCCTTCCTGGCGACGGACAACAAGGCAGCCGGTGAACTGGCGGCCAAGGCGATGATCCAGAAGGTTGGGACCGAAGGCAAGATTGCCGTGATGTCCTATGTGGCAGGTGCCGGTTCTGAAATCGGCCGCGTTGGCGGCTTTACCGACTACATCAAGGCCAACTCGAAACTCCAGATCGTCGGCCCCTATTATTCGCAGTCGCAGATGGCCACCGCGCTGAACCAGACGACCGACGTTCTTGCCGCCAATGCTGACCTGAAAGGCATCTTCGGCGCCAATGAGCCCACCGCCATCGGCATGGGCCGGGCAATCAAGCAGGCTGGCAAGACCGGCAAGCTCGTCGCTATCGGCTTTGACGGCAACCAGGACCTTCAGGAATTCGTCAAGGACGGCACGCTGGAAGCCACCGTCGTCCAGGGTTCCTATCAAATGGGTGAAAAGGGCGTGGATACGCTTTTGAAGCTTCTCTCGAAGGAAAAGGTCGAAAAGTTCATCGACACCGGCGTCGTGGTCGTCACGAAGCAGAACATCGACAAGCCGGAAGCCAAGAACGTGCTTTACTAA
- a CDS encoding ABC transporter permease produces the protein MAEIITDKPPQAGQKKGQTRGLSDRQKDIIQKFAALGCLVVLAAVFALTSNAFLSVNNGMTIALQVTSIAFLGIGATYVIITGGIDLSVGSVLALAGVVAALAVKELGAPVWIGMVLGVLTGTACGVINGLVITKLKLPPFIATLGMMLIARGVALQITGARAVSGLGESFGVLGNGSLLRFESIDDQGFPVVSFPGIPYPVVLMVIIAVAAAFVLNRTVLGRHIYATGSNADAAQLSGVNVARVTAFTYIVSGTLAGLTGCVLMSRLVTAQPNEGVAYELDAIASAVIGGTSLIGGVGTISGTFIGAFVIGILRNGLNMNGVSAFTQQIIIGLVILGTVWIDQIRNRK, from the coding sequence ATGGCTGAGATCATCACCGACAAGCCGCCGCAGGCGGGCCAGAAAAAGGGCCAGACAAGGGGACTGAGCGACCGGCAGAAGGATATCATCCAGAAATTTGCCGCGCTTGGCTGCCTGGTCGTTCTGGCCGCTGTCTTTGCCCTCACTTCCAATGCTTTCCTGAGCGTCAACAACGGCATGACGATCGCGCTACAGGTCACGTCGATTGCCTTTCTCGGCATCGGGGCAACCTATGTCATCATCACCGGGGGTATTGATCTCTCGGTCGGCTCCGTGCTGGCGCTGGCCGGGGTGGTCGCCGCCCTTGCCGTCAAGGAACTGGGCGCGCCGGTGTGGATCGGCATGGTGCTCGGCGTTCTCACAGGCACGGCCTGCGGGGTCATCAATGGCCTGGTCATTACCAAGCTGAAGCTGCCACCGTTCATTGCCACCCTTGGAATGATGCTGATTGCGCGTGGCGTCGCACTACAAATCACCGGCGCACGCGCCGTCTCGGGCCTTGGCGAATCCTTCGGGGTTTTGGGCAATGGCTCGCTGTTGCGCTTCGAAAGCATTGACGATCAAGGATTTCCGGTGGTCAGCTTTCCGGGCATTCCCTATCCTGTGGTGCTGATGGTCATCATTGCGGTGGCCGCAGCCTTCGTGCTGAACCGAACCGTGCTTGGCCGGCATATCTATGCCACCGGCTCGAATGCGGACGCCGCCCAGCTTTCAGGCGTCAATGTCGCCCGCGTCACCGCCTTCACCTATATCGTTTCCGGCACGCTGGCCGGTCTCACCGGCTGCGTGCTGATGTCTCGTCTCGTCACTGCCCAGCCGAATGAAGGCGTGGCCTATGAGCTGGATGCAATCGCTTCGGCGGTGATTGGCGGAACCTCGCTGATCGGCGGTGTCGGTACGATTTCCGGAACCTTCATCGGCGCCTTTGTCATCGGCATCCTGCGCAATGGCCTGAACATGAACGGCGTCTCCGCCTTCACCCAGCAGATCATTATAGGCCTCGTCATTCTCGGCACCGTCTGGATCGACCAGATCCGCAATCGGAAATAA
- a CDS encoding sugar ABC transporter ATP-binding protein has translation MGGVSLAAGECKPVPLLLKLEGVTKEFPGVKALQDVSLDVRAGEVHAVCGENGAGKSTLMKIISGVYQRDAGNMIYKGETVHFTSTLQSEAAGIAIIHQELNLVPHLSVAENIYLAREPRLSFMGGRFMVDRRKLRQDAKRCLDRLGVDINPDAQVRTLSVAQRQMVEIAKALSLDASVLIMDEPTSSLTQQEAQLLFRVIRDLKREGTGIIYISHRLDEMAEIVDRVTVLRDGRYISTDDFDAITVDYIVARMVGRSLEEKFPAPTRSPTKDTIFSVSGLSRHGAFSDIGFELRRGEILGFAGLMGAGRTEVARAIFGADPFDSGTILLEGRPLSISDPRAAIDAGIAYLSEDRKAGGLAVKMPVDANLMMANMEAVSNPFGVIDKELHRQSSQHYVDLLNIRTPSLNQPVRLLSGGNQQKIIIGKWLFRQPKIMFFDEPTRGIDVGAKLAIYRLMDELAAKGIGIILISSELPEILGLSDRVAVFHEGRITATLTTRETSQEEIMLYASGRVRENARGMTHG, from the coding sequence ATGGGAGGAGTGTCGCTTGCCGCTGGCGAGTGCAAACCCGTGCCGCTGCTTTTAAAACTGGAAGGCGTCACCAAGGAATTCCCTGGGGTGAAGGCCCTGCAGGACGTCAGCCTTGATGTCAGGGCCGGTGAAGTCCATGCGGTTTGCGGAGAGAATGGAGCCGGAAAATCCACGCTGATGAAAATCATCAGCGGCGTCTACCAGAGAGACGCCGGCAACATGATCTACAAGGGCGAGACGGTTCATTTCACCTCCACATTGCAGTCGGAAGCCGCCGGAATTGCCATCATCCATCAAGAACTCAACCTCGTTCCGCATCTCTCCGTCGCCGAAAACATCTATCTTGCCCGCGAACCACGGCTAAGTTTTATGGGTGGGCGTTTTATGGTCGACAGGCGCAAGCTGCGCCAGGACGCCAAGCGATGCCTTGATCGCCTAGGGGTCGACATCAACCCTGACGCGCAGGTGCGCACGCTATCCGTCGCGCAGCGGCAGATGGTCGAGATCGCCAAGGCCCTTTCGCTCGACGCCTCCGTGCTCATCATGGATGAACCGACCTCCTCGCTGACGCAACAGGAAGCACAGCTTCTCTTTCGCGTCATCCGCGACCTGAAGCGCGAGGGAACCGGTATCATCTACATCTCGCATCGGCTCGACGAGATGGCAGAGATCGTCGATCGCGTCACGGTGCTGCGCGATGGGCGCTACATCTCGACGGATGATTTCGATGCGATCACCGTGGACTATATCGTCGCCCGCATGGTGGGCCGCTCGCTGGAGGAAAAATTCCCGGCACCGACCCGTTCGCCAACCAAGGACACCATTTTTTCCGTTTCGGGTCTTAGCCGCCATGGCGCTTTCTCCGATATCGGCTTTGAACTTCGCCGTGGCGAAATTCTGGGTTTTGCGGGATTGATGGGTGCCGGTCGGACGGAAGTGGCCCGGGCAATCTTCGGAGCCGATCCGTTCGACAGCGGAACAATCCTGCTCGAAGGGCGGCCCCTTTCGATTTCCGACCCACGTGCGGCCATTGACGCAGGGATCGCCTATCTTTCCGAGGACCGCAAGGCGGGAGGCCTGGCAGTCAAGATGCCGGTCGATGCCAACCTGATGATGGCCAATATGGAGGCCGTTTCCAATCCGTTCGGCGTGATCGACAAGGAACTGCACCGCCAGTCGAGCCAGCACTATGTCGATCTGCTCAACATCAGGACGCCCAGCCTGAACCAACCCGTCCGCCTGCTGTCGGGCGGCAACCAGCAAAAGATCATTATTGGAAAATGGCTGTTCCGGCAGCCGAAGATCATGTTCTTCGACGAGCCGACACGGGGCATCGATGTCGGCGCCAAGCTCGCCATCTACCGGTTGATGGATGAGCTTGCCGCCAAGGGCATCGGCATCATTCTGATCAGTTCCGAGCTTCCGGAAATCCTGGGATTGTCGGACCGCGTTGCGGTTTTCCACGAAGGCCGCATCACCGCAACCCTGACGACGCGCGAAACGTCGCAGGAAGAGATCATGCTTTATGCCTCCGGCCGTGTCCGGGAGAACGCGCGAGGAATGACCCATGGCTGA